CGCCACCAACGGTACCCTCTATGTGACCGACGACTATAACAACGCGATCTACGCGCTGCCCAATGCGTTGACCGCTACGGGGCCGGTGACTCCAGTGATGATTGCCCAAGGTGGCGCTCTCAACGCACCACAGGGGATCGCCATTGACCCAATGAATCAAAACTTACTTGTCGTGAATGGTGCCGGCAATAACAACCTTGTCGAGGTGACTCCGATGGGACAACAGATTGCTACCAGGAGCCTGGATGCAGGTAGTGGAGGTGCACTCTTTGGAATTGCTACCTATAGCCAACCCATGCATCATCTCGGTCTCTACTTCGATGACTCCAACACCAGCACTCTCGATTCACTTGCCAACCCAGAGCCGGTTCCTCCGGTGCCCGGGGTAGGACCGATGCCTGGAATGCCCCCGATGCCTCCCATGCCTGGGGTGGGACCGATGGTACCATAACCGATCGGTTAGCACGGACATCAAAACGCTCAAATAAACACCTTTCGGTCGGGTCTGAAGATCTCGGCCGAGGGGTCCTTTTTGCCAAATCGGCCTTGCATTTTCTACCCGATGAATCGAATCAAGGCAACCGATGTCGCCTCATTGACCTACTACGCCCGCCGCGATCCTGACACGGATCTACAAGGACCTACGGCGGAGGCCCCAAAGTGTGCCTCACTGGGAGATTGCAAAATCAAGACAACTTCTGGGAGAGCTTTGACAAGTCAGGCACGCCTGATAATCCTGTGAACCACTTACTACAGGTCCGCCACCGAATCGGTACACGACAGAGTCAACCGCTATCCCGACATCGTTAGCCGCTTGGGCGTTCGCAACTAAGCAGCTATCACCGGTTCGCCACAGCAACCCAGCACCATAGCCAATCAGTCATCAGTCGATGCCGATCCTGAGCGAGTCCTACTGCTCCGACGCCTCATCATCAATGTAATCCTGCGATATGCGCTCGCGTACCAACTGGGCGAGCAGATGCTTTTGCACCTTTCCGGTCCCAGTCATCGGCCACTCCGAAGCCTCGACGAAAAAGTAGTACCGAGGTACCTTGAATTTGGCCAGATGCTGAGAACACCACTCGACCAATTCACGCCGGTCTACCGTCCTGCCACGCCGAAGCTCGATGAGTGCCGCGCCCGTCTCTGTTGTTATCGGAGAAGGTATGCCTACAACGTAAGCCTGGTTCACTGCTGGGTGGCGAGAAAGCACCTCTTCAATCTCCATTGGCGAGACATTCTCTCCAGAGACTTTATAGAGCTCGTTTGCACGTCCATGAAACTCCAGGTAACCGCGTTCATCGATTCGCCCTAAGTCACCGGTGCGAAACCATCCATCTTTGTCAATATGGCGAGCAGTTTCTTCTGGCTTGTGATAGTAACCGCGAGTAACAAAATTACCTCGCACGACCAACTCTCCGAGTTCGCCATCGCCGAGGTCCTCGCCAGTTTCCGGATCGATCACCTTATATTGACTGTTCGCCCCACCAAACTCCTCAAGTCCACTCGGTCCACCAGGTTTGATGTGGCCAACCTTGGTGGTAATGACCGCAAGACTGTCACCAATCTCAGTATGCACCGTCGCCGCGGAGGCCTCGGTTCCCCCGTAACCTGTCACCACCTCAGTCAGACCAAAGGCGGCGATCGCTCGCTCCCAGAGCGGCACCGGAGCGGGCGCCGCAGCACACATGAGCGCGTACAGATCCTGGAACTCATAGTCTTGACGTTCGGCCTCCATCACCAGAGCCAGTAGGATCGTCGGGACGCAAAGGATATCGTGCACGCGGAGGTCCTGCACCATCTTGAGCGCTTGCGCCGGTCG
The nucleotide sequence above comes from Ferrimicrobium sp.. Encoded proteins:
- a CDS encoding class I adenylate-forming enzyme family protein; the protein is MQNTSERRAWLTQEYAPWPRRTLSDHFSQLVLQFGERPLLVTPERSVSYAELVEEARLLARSMLAMGVRRRDHIALLLGNEPEFLFLTVAASMIGAVAVPLNTMLREDELDYLLAQSDAKWVFVHQNIAGVDHEKAVAAILSAHDGADDPLAIEQVVVLATNDSPVRKEFQDWEYFRAQGKTISEAALDARHAISRYPDEVINIIYTSGTTGQPKGVMLTSDMLLRCGYSSALSRAFEQGRRAFTPLPLYHVFAFVEGLIAVSFVGGTIVTMASFRPAQALKMVQDLRVHDILCVPTILLALVMEAERQDYEFQDLYALMCAAAPAPVPLWERAIAAFGLTEVVTGYGGTEASAATVHTEIGDSLAVITTKVGHIKPGGPSGLEEFGGANSQYKVIDPETGEDLGDGELGELVVRGNFVTRGYYHKPEETARHIDKDGWFRTGDLGRIDERGYLEFHGRANELYKVSGENVSPMEIEEVLSRHPAVNQAYVVGIPSPITTETGAALIELRRGRTVDRRELVEWCSQHLAKFKVPRYYFFVEASEWPMTGTGKVQKHLLAQLVRERISQDYIDDEASEQ